Proteins encoded in a region of the Mercenaria mercenaria strain notata chromosome 1, MADL_Memer_1, whole genome shotgun sequence genome:
- the LOC123543384 gene encoding phospholipase B1, membrane-associated-like yields the protein MIWIYCFICAIGFSSVGADYGKYADFIRRQAENETFVRLFEKHMSQFQDNDKNLRKSSTFGCRAFPQPAQKTSSVHKLRPMDVKVIGALGDSITAGTGITAKTVLGLLQENRGLSWSVGGDKSINEQQTIPNILKVYNPNIKGFSTGSGPVWWEPSSHLNIANPGDKSENMPDQAKTLVDRMKADKNINFEEDWKVITLFVGGNDLCDYCGKEKEKYRAENYVAHIQEALDYLHQNVPRAFVNLVEILDIFIVKTLNENIVCDTLHFFLCACAAFPANSDAEAELRAETERYRSLVNELVLTGRYDTRDDFTVVVQPFFSETHPPIQNGSPDLSYFAPDCFHLSLKGHRAAADALWNNMIEPIGKKRTKWTPGEIVECPSAEAPYFYTYKNSDSSNVIGNALGQLESQQEFDSNTDPDNHKSSQSGSSSVAMTTVATVVGVLIVAVVSVFALVAWKRRHSNKEERQILLQQRDSQYYAPI from the exons ATGATCTGGATATACTGTTTTATTTGTGCGATTGGATTTAGCTCTGTCG GCGCGGATTACGGAAAGTATGCAGACTTTATTCGCCGGCAAGCTGAAAATGAGACTTTTGTCCGGCTGTTCGAGAAACATATGAGTCAGTTTCAGGACAATGATAAG AATCTCCGAAAAAGTTCAACATTTGGGTGTCGAGCGTTCCCACAGCCCGCGCAGAAAACAAGCTCAG TTCACAAATTGAGACCGATGGACGTAAAAGTGATAGGGGCGCTGGGAGATTCGATCACG GCTGGCACGGGAATCACGGCTAAAACTGTTCTGGGACTTCTCCAGGAAAACAGGGGATTATCTTGGAG TGTTGGTGGTGATAAATCCATAAACGAACAACAAACTATTCCAA ATATTCTGAAAGTGTACAACCCAAACATTAAAGGTTTTTCCACTGGTTCTGGGCCCGTGTGGTGGGAACCTAGCTCACACCTAAACATTGCTAACCCAGGGGACAAGTCTGA AAACATGCCCGATCAAGCGAAAACACTTGTTGACCGTATGAAAGCGGACAAGAACATCAACTTTGAGGAAGACTGGAAAGTTATTACATTGTTTGTAGGCGGAAATGACCTTTGTGACTACTGTGGGAAGGAAAAG gaAAAGTACCGAGCAGAAAATTATGTTGCACATATACAAGAGGCACTGGACTATCTGCACCAGAACGTGCCCCGTGCATTTGTTAATCTTGTTGAAATACTCGATATCTTCATAGTAAAGACACTGAATGAGAACATTGTCTGCGACACTCTCCATTT CTTTTTGTGTGCGTGTGCAGCATTCCCGGCTAACAGTGATGCGGAAGCTGAACTTCGAGCCGAGACAGAGAGATACCGCAGCCTTGTTAATGAATTGGTGCTTACAGGACGGTATGACACGAGGGACGATTTTACTGTAGTTGTTCAACCTTTCTTTAGTGAAACTCATCCCCCTATCCAG AATGGCAGTCCAGACCTCAGTTATTTTGCACCAGATTGTTTTCATCTCAGTTTGAAAGGACACAGGGCTGCAGCAGATGCTCTCTGGAATAACATG attgaACCAATCGGAAAAAAGCGAACAAAGTGGACACCAGGAGAGATAGTAGAGTGTCCATCAGCT GAAGCACCATATTTCTACACTTATAAGAACAGCGACTCTTCAAATGTGATAGGAAATGCATTGGGACAACTTGAAAGCCAACAGGAATTCGATTCGAACACTGATCCTGACAATCACAAGTCCAGCCAATCAGGATCAAGctccgttgccatgacaactgtTGCCACAGTAGTAGGTGTTCTGATTGTAGCAGTGGTGTCAGTGTTTGCACTGGTTGCATGGAAACGTCGCCATAGCAACAAAGAGGAACGTCAAATACTTCTCCAGCAGAGAGATAGCCAGTATTATGCTCCTATCTAA
- the LOC123543368 gene encoding zinc finger CCCH domain-containing protein 14-like, with protein MTISMKINFRTFPYCKFGDKCVYIHPNCRFDANCTRMDCPYTHSSKRTGLMAPTVIHKIVQVPMQPYIPPVEQYQSMKPQSTQCRFFPNCRNMACPFTHPKPCRYGIGCMSKSTCTFYHPPLPGADKLKWSSAKKKESSDSIAASGTSDVKK; from the exons ATGACAAtatcaatgaaaattaatttcaggACATTCCCGTATTGTAAATTTGGTGACAAGTGTGTGTACATTCACCCGAACTGTAGATTTGATGCTAACTGTACGAGAATGGACTGTCCATATACCCACTCTAGCAAGAGAACTGGCCTTATGGCACCTACTGTTATACATAAAA ttgTACAAGTACCTATGCAGCCTTATATTCCCCCTGTAGAGCAGTACCAGTCAATGAAGCCCCAGTCTACACAGTGTAGATTCTTTCCAAACTGTAGAAATATGGCATGTCCATTTACTCATCCAAAG ccGTGTCGGTATGGTATAGGGTGTATGAGCAAGAGCACATGTACATTCTACCATCCACCTCTCCCTGGTGCAGACAAGCTCAAGTGGTCCTCGGCCAAAAAGAAAGAATCAAG TGACAGTATAGCAGCATCTGGAACTTCAGATGTCAAAAAGTAG